The following is a genomic window from Nicotiana tabacum cultivar K326 chromosome 3, ASM71507v2, whole genome shotgun sequence.
AAGACATCAATCCTTTCACTAAGATGGAGTCATACTTTGCAGATGCAAAATTCTACCTAGATTCTTGTGAACCGAGTGTGAAGAGACCATCATCAATTGACAAAGATAATGTCAAgttagaagaagaaaatgaagctTAATGGATTACCGCCAAGCTGCCTAAAAAGAGAACTGAAGAAGTGTACATTAAGCTATCATCATCTGAAGGTGATATACAGACAAAGACTGATAAGGAGCATCTAGTTTTTCGCTATGTTTCGCATGAGCATCGAACGAAAGGGCAACCTTTGTTACAGGAATCTACTCCAAAGAAGCAAATACATCACAAAGCTATCCAACATTTGAAGGAGCATATGACTATCCCAATTGCACAAATCCCATTCGTGACTTGTGAGTCTACTAAAGGCAATCTCCAAGCTACTAAGGAATAAAAAGGCACTTTGATCCTAAGGCATTCATACTACTTGAAAAGTATGGTTATGACTTCTCAAATCCATCAATAATGGAGAACTCAAAGATAAAGTCATTGGTGAAAAGATACATAGTCTTACTGAGTCCTAAATGAGGTTGAGAAAGCAAGGTCACTACATCGCCACTCCTAAGTTTGGGTTAGTATTCAGTTTAGCAAAGCCTTTTTGACTTTCatcaaagagaaaaaagagatagCTTCATCCCAACACACCTCGGCATAGGAGACAAAGGAAGTTAAAGACAGGAAAATAAAATAACGGGCTTCTGTATTTCATCGCATTAGAGTCTCAACACCTTGTGCCTTAGTGTTTGAAAGGCAAGGTCACAAAAGTGAACGTGTATCTCCCAAACATCTAAAGGTAGTGGCATTTATCTCAATGACCTCCGACTTTTGTTGCTTAGGAACTATGAAGAAGTCACCATCTAGAAATATGTTGTCAAAACATGAGGAGCAAGGTCACTGTGATGTTGTTGTTGATAAAGAAATCTGTAGTGCTTTCCCATCACATATAAAGAGGAAGTCCATTTTGTCAATATCTACTGATGGTTTGTTGAAGGTGAAAAGGAGTACCATTGTTTTCACTTGCTAGCCTCATAGAGAAACAAAGAAAGAGGAAGGAGCCATGCCGACGAGCCAAGTAAGTCAAAGAAAAAAGTTAGACTTCGTGGAAACATCCCATCACATAACATTGGAAGATAGACCATTCCTTGACGTTAATGATGAATTCCATGAGGCTCCCCTTAAACTAGAAGATGTCAGGCAATCAACTGTAGATGATCTTAAGGAACTCAATCTAGGCACTCTGGAAGATCAACGCCCAACCTCCGTTAGTGCGCGGAATACTTcaagttgttaactaagtacaaaGATGTCTTCCGTTGGTCATATAAAGAAATGTCAGGCCTTAGTCCTAAGGTAGTCGTTGATCATTTGGGAATCAAGAGTGGAGCACGCCCTATGAAGCAGTCACAACACATGTTTTGACCCAAGTTAGTACCATAAATTAAAGCAGAAGTCAACAAGCTCATCGAGGTGGGATTTATCTAAGAGGTGTAATACCTATCACTGATCTCAAATATTGTACCTATCAAGAAGAAGATTGGTTAATACGTGTTTGTGTTGACTTTCATacctaaacaaggcatgtccgaaagatgacttTTTGCTACCAATTATTGAACTCATGGTTGATACTACAATAGGGCATGAAGCTATGTCATTCATGAATGGGTCATCCGGATATAATCAAATTAGAATGTCTCCAAAAAATGAAGAGTGTACCGCTTTTCGAACTCCAAAAGTGATATATTGCTACAAAGAGATGCCCGtaggtctaaagaatgctggttCCACCTACCAACACGTAATAAAAACATCTTTGATGACATGCTTCGTAGGAGATTTGAATGCTACAGTGATGACTTAGTGGTGAAGACAAAGCATATGCACTGAAGGTCTTCAGATTGTTTTTGAAAGGTTAAGAAATTTTGACCTGAAAATGAATCCActtaaatgtgcatttggagttaccTCGGGAAAGTTTCTTGTCTTCATTATGCATAAtcgtggaattgaagttgacCCCACAAAGAGTGATGCCATTCAAAAAATGCACGAGCCGAAGAACTTGAGGGAGATTTGCAGTCTCCAAGGAAACTTAGCATTCCTTAAGAGGTTTATCTCTAACCTGGTCGGATGGTGTCATCCCTTCAATCATCTATTGAGGAAAGATGTCCCTTTTCACTGGGATAAATCATGTCAAAAATCTTTTGAAAGCATCAAAAGGTACTTGCTGAATCCACCTGTGTTAGGGGCACCAATGCCTTGGAATCCATTGATACTCTACATTGCGGCATAAGAACGCTTACTTGGGGCACTACTTGCTCAAGAAAATGATGAAGGGAAGGTACAAACTCAGTTGAACTCTGATAGGAGCTGAGTTGAACTACACACATGTCGAGAAAATTTGCTTAGTGTTATTTTATGCAATAAAGAAACTAAGGCATTATTTTGAAGCACACACCATCAAACTCATCTCTCAATAAAATCTCGTGAAGTTTGTGATGAGTTGACCTGTTCTTTCTGGACGCCTAGCAAGATGGTCCATATCGTTTAACCAATATGAGATCACATACACACCTCAAAAGGCTGTAAAGGACATGCAATCACCGATTTTCTAGTTGATCACCCTCTTCCAGTAGAATGGGAACTTTTTGATGAGTTTTCAAATAAAGATTTTTTGTTCATTGAAGAATTTCCACcatggaaaatgttctttgatggatccGCACGTCGTCATGGTGCAGGGGTAGGTGTGGTGTTGATCTCTCTGGAAAGACAagtcttgccattctcctttgttTTAGGTGAAACATGCTCTAATAATGTTGCAGAGTACCAAGCTTTGATCGTCGGTCTTGAAATGACATTAGACATGAAGATTCTATAGTTGGAGATCTACGGCGATTAAGCTTATCATCAACCAATTTTTGGGGAGTTACGATGTAAAGAAGGAAGATATTTTGCCGTACCACTAATATGCTTCTTGCTTACTCGAAATATTTGACCAACTATTCTTAAACCACATTCCAAGAGAAGAAAATCGCATGGCTGACATTTTGGCTAACTTGGCCACGACGATGGCACTTGGAGAGAATGAGTCAACAAAGGTACATGTGTCTCATCGATGTGTCATTGCTAGACTTCTTAATCTTCAAATCAATGAAAGTCATCATACATATGTTCGAGTGATTGACGAAGAAGATTGGAGACAGCTGTTGATAGAGTACCTTGAACATGGAAAGTTACCTGAGGATGCACGACAAAGAACAAACATCAAGCGAAGGGCACCATGATTCATCTTCTATATGGGGACATTGTTTTGCCGCTCTTTTGAAGGACTATTCTTGCGATGTCTTGACAAAGAAGAAGCTCGCCAAGCGATGGAGGAATCACATTCTAGCTCATGTGGAGCACACCAATCTAGTCATAAGCTCCATTTTTGCATCAAGAGGATGAGCTACTACTGGCCGACAATGGTGAAGGATTGCATGGAACATGCCAAATGATGTCAAGTGTGTCAATTCCATACCTACTATATCCACCAACCTCCAGAGCCTCTTCATCCAACTGTAGCTTCATGGCCTTTTGATGCATGGGGACTTGTCGTTGTTACACCGCTTCCAAAGTCCTCAAATGGACAGATGTACATATTTCCTGCCATAGACTACTCCTCTAGATGGGCGAAGTTATTCCACTCaaggaagtaaaaaaggaaaCTATTGTCGATTTTATCAAgtagaatataatttttatgtacTTCATACCAAGATACTTAATCACTCATAATGGAACGCCATTTGACAACTAGCTCGTATGGAGTCTATGTGAGAAGtttggcttcaagcaacataAGTCTTCAATGTATAATGCACCCGCCAATGGCCCTGCTGAAGCTTTTAACAAGACACTTGGTACATTTTGAAAAAAGTTGTTGTAAAGAACAAGAGAGAATGGCATGAGAAAATTGATGAAGCTTTGTGGGCATACCAGACAATCTTCAGAACTGCTACACAAGTAACACTTTACTCTTTGGTGAATAGTGTAGAAGCAGGCCTTCCACTGGAGAAACAAATTACATCATTGCGGATCGCAATTCAAGAATGAATCACGTCCGAAAGAATGCTCAACTTTTCCGAGCAGAGTTAGAGGCATTGGATGAGAAAAGATTGAAAGTGCAACAAAAATTGGAGTGCAATCAAGCTCGATTagctagagccttcaacaaaaaagTGCGGCAATGGTCATTCCAAGTGGGAGACTTGGTTAAAGGGAGGATCTCTGCCTTCTCTCTAGGAAGAGAAGGAATAGTAATTTCATCATCATTTTCCGGTCATAACTCCGGCATCCAGTGGTGGAACTAACCAAATTTGGTGTCAAAAGATACATAATTTCCTTACGAATAATACCCAATTGGTTTCAACTTTAGATCTATAGTCAATTTTTGTAGCTCTTAATTTCATTTTCACGAGATATTGTAGCAGACAGTGTTCTTCATTCAATTTCAGCGATTCAGCTAATTCCAGCACTACTTTTCAGCACAACGGCTTGTTTTGATAACGTGAAAGTGTTCTCTTCTCTGCTATGATTGGTTTGAATTCTAAGCTTCATTTTAAATCGAAATTACTATTTTTTACAATTTGGACTGTGAAATTGGATTCACAGCCATAAGCAGTAAGTAACGTGAAGCTAATTCGAATTACAGTAGCATCGTTTTCTTGCTAAGCTGCTGCACCTTTGTCATGTAATTAAAGTGCTAAAGAATTACAACTTTAATGAACACACAGGCAGCTGGCCAGCCACCTTTAGTGGTTGCGCTGCCTACCCAACCTCCTCCAAACATTGCACAAACATCAGGGAACACCAATAACAACAAACAACCGATGGATTACTCCAAAATTCTGAAACCTTGCACTGTAAATGCTGCAATGCATGAGCAACAGGAAGTTGAGCCAATTCCCATTCGTCCACCTACAATATTGAATAGAGAGCATGTTATTCAGTTCACAGAAGCAGAAGTAGAAAGGATGGATATCATCGAAGGATTACAATATGCAATAGTTGGTAAATGTTCTTATGGCAGCCCAGAAATTCAACAACTGCGTAAGTTAATACCAATTCAATGTGGAATTAAAGGTGAGTGTAACATTGGATTTCTAAGGGATAGGCACATTTTGATTAGAATGACGTTAAGGCAGGACTATCTTCATTTCTCATCAAAAACTCATTACATAAAGGACAGGGATGTCTATCAATATCAGCTTAGGCCATTGATTTACGACTCAAAGTTTAGAGCAGATGAAGAAACACCCAAGGCAATGGCTTGGATTTAATTCCCAGGTCTATTGCCAACCTTTTTTTGTGAAGGAATGTCTATTTTCTCTAGCTACAGCAGTAGCTAAACCTATGCATCTAGACATGGCAACAATTAATAAAACTAGACCTAGTTGTGCTAGGGTGAAGGTACTAGTTGATCTACTTGCAGATTTGCCTAAAAAGGTGAGGATGGACATATTCAATGAAGCTAATGGAACAACAAGAACTGAATGGGTGAGAATTCAATATGACATGCTGCCTAAATATTGCAGACATTGTAAACTTCAAGGGCATGATCAATTTGAATGTTGGAGGATACACCCTGAACTATATGTGGAGAAGGAGAATACTAACCAAGCAGATATAGCTAAGAAGTAGGACATAGGGAACTCACAACCTATAATGATTTTATCTAGTGGAAAGGTCGTGGGTAATGTGAATGTTACAGCAAAAGAGCAATGGAAGGAAGTGAAGGAAAATAGAGTTAGAAATGTAGTAATTCAAAATACTAGTCTCAATAATAATGGAATGGAGATGGCACCAGCTAAGCagtttgaaaacaataagaaCAAGGAGGGTTCAAGCACTGTAGATAGACAAACAGAAGCACAAAGCAACAGTGGTAAGGAATTGGTGGCAGTAGACAATGAAGATAATGATCATGTTCAAGTAGCTAACAAGTTTGCAATATTACaagggatggatgaagaggaagaACCTGTTAATCAATTGGCAATGGTGGCAGCTAATGCAGCAACAAACAATCCAACAGTTCATAACCAAGCAtctacaaaacaaaaaccaaagcATATGGTCAATAATGAGGGAAAGCTAAATCCAGCAGGACAAGCTTTTCATCTTAACTCATCGGAGATTGGTTTGACTAATGGTCTAGTCAATGGAAAGGAGGCATCAAAAGCAAAAAAACGATACTCTACAATGGGTAGAAAGAAGTTTCAAGGATAAAACAGGAGATGGAATAGTGAAGATCAATACATCATGCCAGGAAATCCTATTACAAGATACATTAGTGAACAAGGAACTTAATAAAACTCCAAATTCTCAAGCAGAAGGGTCAAAATCGTCTACATTTAAAGAAAGAGTGCAAGGCTATGGAGGCAGGCTATGGGATGCACAAAGGGAATACGATTCAGAGGAGAACGAAGTACCACTAGGAGCAAAAGCTGATGAAGAACCAAATGAGAAGGACAAAAAAGAAGATGAGCAAAATGTAAATGAGCAAAGTGTAAATAGAGAGCTCCATGCCAATGATAACAATACAACTGGTAATTTTTTAATAATGGGAGGATCAGAAATTGTTGATCACAACAATAATTATCAGATAGCAGAAGTCACAGAAATTAGAAACTATGAAGGAAGAGGCCCAGAGGTAAGTGATCCTGGAGTAACAGAAGATGATAAACTTCAGAAATTACAAGAAGACCCACAAGGACACAACACAACAGAGAAGGAGAAACagccaaaacaaaaaatagaaatagTAAATGTTACTGTTACATTGGAGAAAAAGCAGTTGTAGCTGTTAAAACTAGGAGAAGAGAAGGCCTTGGTCCCTAAAAAGAATACATTTGGAGCTACATCAGGAGGGAAGGAAGAcaatgaagaaggagaagaaccaGGTAGATCAGGATACGACATGGATCACGAATCAACTACCCAACACCTTATGAATGCTACACGGCAAGGTGACTTATCACCTACGCAAGTGGAAAAAGCAAAATCAGCAGCAAAAGGTAAGAAGAAGcaacaaaaagataattttgcAGCCCTAAAACCTGGGGTGCACACAAGGAGAACGCTAACTAAATCAaacaatcagtgatgaatgctctcatttggaatataaggtcagtcaacacacaacAAGCCTTTGAAAGGTTGACAAAAATGCACAGGCAAAATCACTATGAATTTGTAGGATTAATGGAGCCAAAGCAACAAGCAAAAAACTGGAAAGGTACAGAAGCAAGGTAGGACTTGCACAAGCAATTTCAAATGTTTCCAACAAGATCCGGGCTTTCATAGATGAGGTATTTGAGGTAACTGTTATGTACAATATGGTGCAACAATTAGCACTACGATTGTTTCATACTGAATCGCATGTGGAGTTTGTCCTAACATTGATATATGCTAAATGTGATGCAATTTAGAGGATAGAATTATGGGATTCATTATATGCAATGGCAAGGGATATGGATGCACCATGgcttgtaggaggagttttcaaTGTAATATGGGACGAAGAAGAGAAGTTTGGTGGGTTACCTGTGTCATTgaatgaaattgatgattttcgaCACTGCGTCAACACTTGCAATCTCTTCGACCTTGGATTTAAAGGTAGCATATATACATGGTGGAATGGTAGAGCAGAGGAAGATTGTAAATTCAAAAAGCTAGACAGATGCTTGGTCAATCTTCAGTTCCAACAAACATTTCCAGGAATAGAGGTGCAACATTTGTCAAAGACTGGTTCCGATCATAGTCCAATGTATCTGAAGTGTGATATTGACACTCCACCAATAAAAAATCCTTTTAAGTTCTTGAATTTTTGGGTGGAACATGAAACTTTTAAAGATGTGGTGAAAGAGAATTGGACAGCTGATTTCAGTGCAAATCCTTATATTCTTTTTAAtcacaagttaaaaaaattaaagaaggccCTTTCATTGTGGAGTACGGCTACATTTGGagatattttccaaaaaatagcAAGCATGGAGGAGGTAGTGATGGTTCATGAAGCAGAATTTGAAGCAAATCCTACAGGGAAGAACAGGGAAAGGCTACAAAAGGTTCAAGCAGAATTGATCAATTGTCTTGCACTAGAGAAGAAATATTGGCAACAAAAGGCAGGCATGACTTGGTTCAAGGAAGGGGATAGGAACACTAAGTTGTTCCACGCACAAGTGAGAGGTAGGAGGAAAAGACTTCAGCTTAACAGAATTCAAAATAGTGGAGGAACCTGgattgaagaagaacaagaaattgcAGAAGAGGCTATTAAATTCTACGAGGAACAGTTCACAAAAGGAGCTACTCCTTCATTATTTGATATCGTAGAGCATGTTCCTATTCTGATTAACACTAAGCAGAATGCAGAATTGATTAAGCAGCCAACAAAAGAGGAGGTTAAAGTGGCAGTACTCGAACTTAATGGTGATAGTGCTGGGGGGCCAGATGGTATGACAGGCAAATTCTATCATTCTTGTTGGGACATAATAGGGGATGACCTGTACGACATGGTGAGGGATTTTTTCAATGGTCATGAGCTACCCAAGTGTGTAACGCACACCAACCTAGTTCTGctaccaaagaaaaaagaagttaccaCTTTTTCTGATTTAAGACCAATAAGCCTCAGTAACTTTTCAAATAAGGTTATATCGAGGGTGGTACATGAAAGGCTAGTGAAATTTCTCCCAAGTCTGATATCGGAGGAACAGTCAGGTTTTGTTAAGGGCAGGAATATTGTAGAAAACATCCTTCTAACTCAGAAGATAGTGACTGACATTAGGCTTAGAACTAAGGCTGGACCTAATGTCATCCTGAAGCTAGATATGACCAAAGCTTATGATAGATTATCTTGGCTATTCCTAACCAAGGTACTGAGAAAGATGGGATTCACATAAAGGTTGATAGGGATTGTCTTTGGATTAGTTTCAAACAATTGGTATTCTATTCTAATCAATGGTCAAGCTCATCGGTTCTTTAAGTCCTCAAGGGGAGTAAAACAAGGTGATCCTGTATCTCCAACTTTGTTTATCTTGGCAGCAGAAGCATCTCAATGCACTAAATACTAACCTGTATTTTTGTGGATTTGGGATGCCAAAGTGGAGTCCAAAGATCAATCATTTGGTGTATGCAGATGACAtgattattttctcatcctcagATGAAACACctctgatgctgattatgcaagtGTTGAATGCATATGAAGCTGCATCTGGGCAGCTTGTTAACAAGACCAAATCAGTTGTGTACCTGCATCATTTAACAGACATGGAAGTGGTCAGCAAGGTGGAAAGGATCACAGGCATTCATAGGAATGATTTTCCTATCATATATCTAGGTTGTCCTATATTTTATGCAAGGAGAAAACTGGAATACTATCAGCCCCTAATTACTAAGGTAATGGACAAACTGCAATCATGGTAGGGTAAGTTATTATAAGTAGGGGGCAGGGCAGTTCTCATATCCCATGTACTGCAAAGCATGTCTATGCATCTATTATCACTTGTAAACCCTCCAAATTATGTGATAAATAGGTTGCACAAATTGTTTGCTCAGTTTTTATGGAGCAGCTCTGTAGGAGGAACTAGTAGGCATTGGGCTTCATGGAATACCTTATGCATGCCAGTTGAGGAAGGAGGAATAGGTTTCAGGTCACTGCATGATGTAGCAAAGGCATTATTCAGCAAGTTGTGGGGGAATTTCAGAACAAAACCAAGCCTATGGAGAGCTTTCGTATGTCAGAAATACTGTAAAAAATTGAATTCTGTAATTGTTCCATGGAAAAGGGGGTCTCACATTTGGAGAAAAATGTTGGAATGCAGAGATCTGATTGAACATCAAATCTTTTGGCAAACAAAAAGGGGTTCCTCACTATTTTGGTTTGAAAACTGGACAGGTCTTGGGGCACTATATTTTTTAGTTCCTCAGAACTTTGGCATTGATGAAACTGTACATAATGTACATGATGTTACCTTAGATGGTGAGTGGGATGTGGACAGGCTATTTGAAATGCTtcctgaagacttagcagtacACATTCTGGAGAAAATCAAACCACCTTCACCTCAGCAGGTTCTTGACATGCCTTGTTGGATGCTGGAAACAAGAGGATATTTCAGTGTTAAGTCAGCATGGGATTATACGAGAAGAAGAGACGAACCAAGAACAGCTTATAGGATGATTTGGGTAAAGGGACTGCcttttaaaatagcatttttCATGTGGAAAGTGTGGAAAGAAAAGCTACCTTTAGATGATTTCTTGAAAAGGGTAGGCTACTAAATGCCATCAAAATGTTGGTGTTGTGTACAGCCTGACGAGAAATCTCTTCAGCACTTGTTTTTTA
Proteins encoded in this region:
- the LOC142176491 gene encoding uncharacterized protein LOC142176491, with the translated sequence MDHESTTQHLMNATRQGDLSPTQVEKAKSAAKGKKKQQKDNFAALKPGVHTRRTLTKSNNQINGAKATSKKLERYRSKVGLAQAISNVSNKIRAFIDEVFERIELWDSLYAMARDMDAPWLVGGVFNVIWDEEEKFGGLPVSLNEIDDFRHCVNTCNLFDLGFKGSIYTWWNGRAEEDCKFKKLDRCLVNLQFQQTFPGIEVQHLSKTGSDHSPMYLKCDIDTPPIKNPFKFLNFWVEHETFKDVVKENWTADFSANPYILFNHKLKKLKKALSLWSTATFGDIFQKIASMEEVVMVHEAEFEANPTGKNRERLQKVQAELINCLALEKKYWQQKAGMTWFKEGDRNTKLFHAQVRGRRKRLQLNRIQNSGGTWIEEEQEIAEEAIKFYEEQFTKGATPSLFDIVEHVPILINTKQNAELIKQPTKEEVKVAVLELNGDSAGGPDGMTGKFYHSCWDIIGDDLYDMVRDFFNGHELPKCVTHTNLVLLPKKKEVTTFSDLRPISLSNFSNKVISRVVHERLVKFLPSLISEEQSGFVKGRNIVENILLTQKIVTDIRLRTKAGPNVILKLDMTKAYDRLSWLFLTKQKHLNALNTNLYFCGFGMPKWSPKINHLVYADDMIIFSSSDETPLMLIMQVLNAYEAASGQLVNKTKSVVYLHHLTDMEVVSKVERITGIHRNDFPIIYLGCPIFYARRKLEYYQPLITKVMDKLQSWLHKLFAQFLWSSSVGGTSRHWASWNTLCMPVEEGGIGFRSLHDVAKALFSKLWGNFRTKPSLWRAFVCQKYCKKLNSVIVPWKRGSHIWRKMLECRDLIEHQIFWQTKRGSSLFWFENWTGLGALYFLVPQNFGIDETVHNVHDVTLDGEWDVDRLFEMLPEDLAVHILEKIKPPSPQQVLDMPCWMLETRGYFSVKSAWDYTRRRDEPRTAYRMIWVKGLPFKIAFFMWKVWKEKLPLDDFLKRPDEKSLQHLFFRSETARTTWNYFLTRAGISVEGLTLHQAITKCWTANVCLRLKPALVKVRKHGMDMVPHKWQDLLAMMENFTPKLKVTKVMWEFPSAGWLKFNTDGASRGNPGRSSIGFCIRNENGDIVKSVGKEIEETTNIVAEAKAMVEALRFCRFHQYSHVWLQTDSMLLKKIMVGIWKPPWIISEQVPLRVYYPMLSEIQELKRIYGQ